A genomic window from Planococcus rifietoensis includes:
- a CDS encoding trypsin-like peptidase domain-containing protein produces the protein MKCTKCGTMNDESAKFCDNCGAPLATRKQRKPKRNKFMYALVLLAVLLGLGFGLGQLIGEEEPEVALPQEDTEASEEVPEEVPEELPEEEPVEEEPVEEPAEEEMPVEEPETQVSSEEPVEGTVTKAENITHPSDQEEKVEPKKKDKTAVIKGAQSRVYTILTEGGQGSGFLFTETGMVVTNAHVVSGYTDVIVRNINGQDHEGTVVGISAESDIALIQVNDLTGIEPLEVEMTATDVGTEVIALGSPSGFENTASMGYLTGIDRDFYQEFTYENIYQIDAALAPGSSGGPLLDAGTGKVIGINSLLFPEGDSIGFSIPLYSMYDQLDAWAKNPMSREAVAEIFPVYDDFDSSYEDEDYEFDYSTTHEFTEESLTEFVVSYQEFYELALQEEDFYYVQNLLVYQSDIYNSMIEYIDQIAGKNMEHIFNKLDITNIEIKEDHALVYTEEAFEFKDAEGNWSLQERTKVYTIVMDDYGFFYISDIVNVE, from the coding sequence ATGAAATGCACAAAGTGTGGCACGATGAATGATGAGTCTGCAAAGTTCTGTGACAATTGCGGAGCGCCGCTTGCCACAAGAAAGCAACGCAAACCGAAGCGCAATAAATTCATGTATGCGCTCGTATTGTTGGCCGTGTTATTGGGTCTTGGATTTGGATTAGGGCAATTAATAGGTGAGGAAGAACCGGAAGTGGCATTGCCTCAGGAAGACACCGAAGCGTCGGAAGAAGTACCTGAAGAAGTACCTGAAGAGCTGCCTGAGGAAGAACCGGTGGAAGAAGAGCCGGTAGAAGAGCCAGCGGAAGAAGAAATGCCGGTGGAAGAGCCGGAAACACAAGTATCTTCTGAAGAACCGGTTGAAGGAACTGTGACGAAAGCAGAAAATATCACGCACCCTTCCGACCAGGAAGAAAAAGTCGAGCCGAAAAAGAAAGATAAGACGGCCGTCATTAAAGGTGCACAATCTCGCGTCTACACCATTTTGACAGAAGGCGGCCAAGGTTCCGGATTCTTGTTCACGGAAACGGGCATGGTCGTAACGAACGCCCACGTTGTGTCAGGGTACACGGATGTGATTGTGCGCAATATCAACGGCCAGGATCATGAAGGAACCGTCGTCGGGATTTCCGCTGAATCCGATATTGCCTTGATCCAAGTCAACGACTTGACGGGAATCGAGCCATTGGAAGTGGAAATGACGGCAACCGATGTCGGAACGGAAGTCATCGCGCTTGGCAGCCCGTCCGGTTTTGAGAATACCGCATCCATGGGTTATTTGACTGGCATCGACCGTGATTTCTACCAGGAATTCACTTACGAAAATATTTACCAAATCGATGCTGCCCTTGCGCCAGGTTCAAGCGGCGGTCCGCTGCTTGACGCAGGTACTGGAAAAGTGATCGGCATCAATTCACTGCTGTTCCCTGAAGGGGATTCAATCGGATTCTCCATTCCGCTCTATTCCATGTATGATCAACTAGATGCATGGGCGAAAAACCCGATGAGCCGTGAAGCGGTTGCGGAGATTTTCCCTGTCTACGATGACTTCGACAGCAGCTACGAAGATGAAGATTACGAATTCGACTACAGCACGACGCACGAATTTACAGAAGAATCGTTGACGGAATTTGTCGTGAGCTATCAGGAGTTTTACGAACTGGCATTGCAGGAAGAAGACTTCTACTATGTTCAGAACTTGCTCGTCTATCAAAGCGATATCTACAATAGCATGATTGAATATATCGACCAAATCGCCGGCAAGAACATGGAACATATTTTCAACAAGCTTGATATTACCAATATTGAAATTAAAGAAGACCACGCACTTGTCTATACAGAAGAAGCGTTTGAGTTTAAGGACGCAGAGGGCAACTGGTCGTTGCAAGAACGCACGAAAGTTTACACGATTGTCATGGATGATTACGGATTCTTCTATATTTCCGATATCGTCAATGTAGAATAG
- a CDS encoding sigma 54-interacting transcriptional regulator produces MHRHLLVPDAVEEVMAMHDEDIIITNREGRIIKVTEMSGLHYGLEPAALLGRSIYELEQEGVFTPAVTPQVIEQKKKLVLVQETATGKKMLITGMPVFDEQREVEYVISYSYEVSELMVIKEYLESLETEMDRVKGELAYLRGRQLPVNGIIAHSAQSERALRSAMKLAEYDAAMVIEGPRGTGKSLFAKLIHQNSARMDKAFIEVDCGAIPETIFNESFEGEGGYFSLAQGGTLVLNEIDQLSGRAQSMLEKLLVEKRDIRLIAISEASLEEHTQKGSFREALFYLLHVSLIRLSGLRERPEDLEAYLSQTIEELGDKYGDSKKLADPAYVHLLQLEWPGNFREVRNVLERSYLESEHDDIRLEDLPASYRPAKDEQVGIELEGRTLPHLLDAVEKKVLENAKKRYRTTTEMAERLGISQPSVVRKLKKHAIATGKDEDL; encoded by the coding sequence ATGCACCGACATTTACTTGTGCCGGACGCTGTCGAAGAAGTCATGGCCATGCACGATGAAGATATCATCATCACGAATCGGGAAGGACGCATCATTAAAGTAACGGAAATGAGCGGCTTGCATTATGGATTGGAGCCCGCCGCACTGCTGGGCCGCTCGATCTATGAGTTGGAACAGGAAGGCGTCTTTACACCAGCTGTCACACCGCAAGTTATCGAGCAGAAGAAAAAATTGGTGCTCGTCCAGGAAACTGCTACGGGTAAAAAGATGCTTATTACCGGAATGCCTGTCTTTGATGAACAGCGTGAAGTGGAGTATGTCATCAGCTATTCCTATGAAGTTTCAGAACTGATGGTCATAAAAGAATATCTGGAATCGCTGGAAACGGAAATGGACCGAGTTAAAGGCGAATTGGCGTATTTGCGGGGCAGGCAATTGCCGGTTAACGGAATCATTGCTCACAGTGCCCAATCCGAACGTGCGTTGCGCAGCGCGATGAAATTGGCTGAATACGATGCTGCCATGGTGATCGAAGGACCGCGTGGTACCGGCAAAAGCTTATTTGCCAAACTCATACACCAGAACAGTGCAAGAATGGACAAGGCTTTCATTGAAGTTGATTGCGGTGCGATTCCGGAAACAATTTTCAATGAATCGTTTGAAGGCGAAGGTGGCTATTTCAGCCTGGCGCAAGGAGGAACGCTTGTATTGAACGAAATTGACCAGCTTTCAGGCCGTGCGCAATCAATGCTGGAAAAGCTGCTGGTGGAAAAACGCGACATCCGGTTGATTGCCATCAGCGAAGCTTCCTTAGAAGAACACACCCAAAAAGGCAGTTTCCGGGAAGCGCTATTTTATCTATTGCACGTTTCACTGATCAGGCTTTCAGGTCTGCGTGAACGCCCGGAAGACCTAGAAGCCTATTTGTCGCAGACAATTGAAGAACTCGGGGATAAATACGGCGATTCGAAAAAGCTAGCGGATCCGGCATATGTTCATCTGTTGCAGTTGGAATGGCCCGGCAACTTCCGAGAAGTGCGCAACGTGCTCGAACGAAGCTATCTCGAAAGCGAGCACGATGACATCCGCCTCGAAGATTTGCCTGCTAGTTACCGCCCGGCGAAAGATGAGCAAGTCGGCATTGAGCTTGAAGGCCGCACCTTGCCGCATTTGCTTGACGCAGTCGAGAAGAAAGTGCTGGAAAACGCCAAGAAACGCTACCGTACGACGACTGAAATGGCGGAACGGCTTGGCATCAGCCAGCCTTCTGTCGTGCGCAAACTGAAAAAGCATGCCATTGCAACAGGAAAGGATGAAGACTTATGA
- a CDS encoding aspartate aminotransferase family protein produces MTTKQTQDWMEMTNSIGNLLAPSMAKDHPNLPVVKAEGCYYYGADGRTYLDFTSGIAVENVGHRHPKVVQAIKDGADHLIHGPSGVIIYESILKLAYELQQIMPGKLDNFFFANSGTEAIEGGIKLAKYVTKRPYVVSFTGCFHGRSMGALSVSTSKSKYRKHMQPSWLTYQLPYAHPDDLPEGADPKVFFPEKLERDMEKLFNHQVTPEEVACIILEPVLGEGGYIIPPKEWLAKVREICDRHGILLIFDEVQTGFGRTGNWFAAQTFGVTPDIMAVAKGIAAGLPLSATVASKELMDQWPLGTHGTTFGGNPLACSAALASIEVLKEERLLENAQTLGAYALEELDKLKQKHPTIREVRGVGLMIGIELMDPETERPDGKAVMTVLDDCLKQGVLFYLCGNSGEVIRMIPPLTVTKEQIDEGINILDKALTNLQ; encoded by the coding sequence ATGACAACAAAACAAACACAGGACTGGATGGAAATGACGAATTCCATCGGCAATCTGCTGGCACCAAGCATGGCGAAAGACCATCCCAATCTACCGGTCGTCAAAGCGGAAGGTTGTTATTACTACGGGGCGGATGGCCGGACCTATCTGGATTTCACATCCGGCATCGCCGTGGAGAATGTTGGGCATCGCCATCCGAAAGTCGTCCAGGCAATCAAAGACGGAGCCGACCATCTGATCCACGGGCCGTCCGGCGTCATCATCTATGAATCGATCTTGAAGCTGGCATACGAGCTCCAGCAAATCATGCCGGGGAAACTGGATAATTTCTTTTTCGCGAATAGTGGGACAGAAGCGATCGAAGGCGGCATCAAGCTTGCGAAATACGTCACGAAACGACCATACGTCGTGTCGTTCACCGGCTGTTTCCACGGGCGTTCGATGGGCGCGCTTAGCGTGTCGACTTCGAAAAGCAAATACCGCAAACATATGCAGCCGTCCTGGCTGACCTATCAATTGCCATATGCCCATCCGGATGATTTGCCGGAAGGAGCGGATCCGAAAGTGTTCTTCCCTGAAAAACTGGAGCGTGATATGGAAAAGCTCTTCAATCACCAAGTGACGCCGGAAGAAGTCGCTTGCATCATCTTGGAACCGGTGCTCGGAGAAGGCGGCTATATCATCCCGCCAAAAGAATGGCTGGCGAAAGTGCGCGAAATCTGCGACCGCCACGGCATCCTGTTGATATTCGATGAAGTACAGACCGGTTTCGGCCGAACTGGCAATTGGTTCGCCGCACAGACTTTTGGAGTCACGCCGGACATCATGGCTGTCGCAAAAGGCATCGCCGCCGGACTCCCGCTCAGTGCGACGGTGGCATCGAAAGAATTGATGGATCAATGGCCGCTCGGCACGCATGGCACGACATTCGGCGGCAATCCACTTGCTTGTTCTGCGGCGCTTGCATCGATCGAAGTGCTGAAAGAAGAACGGCTATTGGAAAATGCGCAGACGCTCGGTGCTTATGCCCTGGAAGAGTTGGACAAGCTGAAACAAAAACATCCAACCATTCGCGAAGTGCGTGGCGTCGGGCTCATGATCGGAATCGAATTGATGGATCCAGAAACCGAACGCCCGGACGGGAAAGCGGTCATGACGGTATTGGATGATTGCCTGAAGCAAGGGGTGCTGTTCTATTTATGCGGCAATTCAGGAGAAGTTATCCGGATGATTCCGCCGCTGACGGTCACAAAAGAACAGATTGATGAAGGCATCAATATACTGGACAAGGCATTAACGAATTTGCAGTAA
- a CDS encoding class D sortase, producing MNKKRISWLMTIAAVAMITFGLWFSGTQAATFAKGYLLYKADSVAAEDFAPKLQTTNAEVSLPEAEEAESIMDPVEEQEKGEEAAEEIAQLPKDIDYPSDPQIGDLMGELIIPKLGASLPIIHGTDEDELEQGVGHYAGSVLPGQSDNSVLSGHRDTVFRELGKVGKGDEFIVHTADGTFTYRVRQVRIVDEDDRTVIVPKPRATLTVSTCYPFDFVGYAPERYILVADLVSGS from the coding sequence ATGAACAAAAAGAGAATTTCCTGGTTGATGACCATTGCAGCAGTTGCCATGATCACTTTCGGCCTATGGTTCAGCGGCACACAAGCGGCAACTTTCGCGAAGGGCTATCTTCTATATAAAGCAGATTCAGTTGCTGCAGAGGATTTTGCACCTAAGTTGCAAACGACTAACGCCGAGGTTTCTTTACCGGAAGCTGAAGAGGCCGAATCCATCATGGACCCAGTTGAAGAACAAGAAAAGGGAGAAGAAGCGGCAGAAGAAATAGCCCAACTCCCGAAAGACATCGACTACCCATCAGATCCACAAATCGGCGATTTAATGGGCGAACTGATCATTCCGAAACTGGGCGCAAGCTTGCCGATTATCCATGGCACTGATGAAGACGAACTGGAACAAGGCGTCGGCCATTATGCCGGCAGCGTATTGCCCGGCCAATCCGATAATTCGGTCTTGTCTGGGCATCGCGATACAGTATTCCGGGAACTTGGAAAAGTCGGCAAAGGCGATGAGTTCATCGTCCATACCGCCGATGGCACGTTCACTTACCGCGTCCGCCAAGTGCGCATCGTTGATGAAGATGACCGCACCGTCATCGTCCCGAAACCACGGGCCACTTTGACCGTCTCCACGTGCTATCCTTTCGATTTCGTCGGCTACGCGCCTGAGCGCTATATTCTTGTAGCTGACCTCGTCTCGGGCAGCTAA
- a CDS encoding processed acidic surface protein yields MKAALTLITSLLLALAIGTVPAFAISEDDRGFNRLLAEIGWEKADYIDYLDSKGWTLDDFYSSTDLGTPLTEDGIAQIMNTYELTRTELNSLLEEFGDLDAGVDVLDGDFIIFMEELEDSLDFYLDFEEQLTPITEANLALLLEDFGFTSKDELEEFLNLFDDSLADYEFIEDLESSIMFYQEEWLFDLDMEGVFAEFGVTEQELERLSQHFETLDYTNPEFEERLMELSERMMAIEEFSTVTELSAEQIAELLSIYDEFMEIFEMEAKYYFVKGDEKKEMSVQSLISLESTDGYDLLIELYNLEGDFLADILLTADMFGSDLIVDTGKELENSTPTVIPPSKQPADNTNQTVKGGKLPKTASDFAQNTAIGLGFIAFGALLYRRTRVKPAS; encoded by the coding sequence ATGAAAGCTGCGTTAACACTTATCACATCCCTCTTGCTGGCTCTTGCGATCGGAACAGTTCCGGCATTCGCCATTTCAGAGGACGACCGCGGGTTTAACCGCTTATTGGCTGAAATCGGCTGGGAAAAAGCGGATTACATCGATTATCTAGACAGCAAGGGCTGGACGCTGGATGATTTTTATTCTTCCACCGATCTCGGCACACCGCTAACAGAAGACGGTATTGCACAAATTATGAATACATACGAATTGACACGTACTGAATTGAACAGCCTGTTAGAAGAGTTCGGCGATTTGGATGCAGGTGTAGATGTATTGGATGGGGATTTCATTATTTTTATGGAAGAACTGGAAGATTCACTCGACTTCTATTTAGATTTCGAGGAACAGTTAACACCGATCACCGAAGCGAACTTGGCCTTGTTGCTTGAGGATTTTGGATTCACTTCAAAAGATGAGCTCGAAGAATTCCTCAATTTGTTTGATGATTCACTCGCAGATTACGAGTTTATCGAAGACTTGGAGAGTTCTATTATGTTCTATCAGGAAGAGTGGCTTTTTGATCTGGACATGGAGGGTGTATTCGCTGAATTTGGTGTGACCGAACAAGAACTTGAGCGCCTCTCCCAACATTTTGAAACACTCGATTACACAAATCCGGAATTCGAAGAACGTTTGATGGAACTCAGCGAGCGCATGATGGCAATCGAGGAATTTTCCACCGTAACCGAATTATCCGCGGAGCAAATTGCAGAACTTCTATCGATTTACGACGAGTTCATGGAAATTTTTGAAATGGAAGCCAAGTATTATTTCGTCAAAGGCGATGAGAAAAAAGAGATGAGCGTCCAATCCCTTATTTCTTTAGAGTCGACAGATGGCTATGACCTGTTGATCGAGCTTTATAATCTAGAAGGTGATTTTTTGGCAGATATCCTGTTGACCGCTGATATGTTCGGGTCAGACCTCATCGTCGACACCGGAAAAGAATTGGAAAACAGCACGCCAACGGTTATCCCACCATCTAAACAACCAGCTGATAACACGAACCAAACCGTCAAAGGCGGAAAGCTGCCGAAAACTGCTAGTGATTTCGCACAAAATACGGCAATCGGCCTGGGCTTTATCGCATTCGGCGCTTTATTGTACAGACGTACACGGGTGAAACCTGCATCATGA
- a CDS encoding divergent PAP2 family protein, whose amino-acid sequence MRKMNRGMITSLGAIGIAQGLKIVTHKVVAGKWDWQQAFTTGGMPSSHSAGVSALAAYVASNKGARHTETALAVVFGAIVMYDAQGIRRHTGEIARLVNDLEDSFTKISGEFPSFEFVERDKELKELLGHQPIEVAAGAAFGTLLGIIAAKIENRERDLEQQKRLPYNGRMTRADYR is encoded by the coding sequence ATGAGAAAGATGAACCGCGGAATGATCACGTCGCTCGGGGCGATCGGCATCGCACAAGGATTGAAAATAGTCACGCATAAAGTGGTGGCAGGAAAATGGGATTGGCAGCAAGCGTTTACGACAGGCGGCATGCCAAGTTCCCACTCAGCAGGTGTTTCGGCACTCGCCGCATACGTTGCTTCCAATAAGGGTGCACGCCACACGGAAACCGCCCTCGCTGTCGTATTCGGTGCCATCGTCATGTATGATGCGCAAGGAATACGCCGCCACACAGGCGAAATTGCACGTCTTGTCAATGACCTCGAGGACAGCTTCACAAAAATTTCCGGGGAATTCCCGAGTTTTGAATTTGTGGAACGGGATAAAGAATTGAAGGAATTACTCGGACATCAGCCGATCGAAGTAGCCGCAGGAGCTGCATTTGGAACTTTGCTTGGCATCATTGCTGCTAAGATCGAGAACCGTGAACGTGATTTGGAGCAGCAAAAAAGGCTGCCATACAATGGGCGAATGACCCGTGCAGATTACAGATGA